In Phoenix dactylifera cultivar Barhee BC4 chromosome 11, palm_55x_up_171113_PBpolish2nd_filt_p, whole genome shotgun sequence, the following are encoded in one genomic region:
- the LOC103716096 gene encoding protein ACCELERATED CELL DEATH 6-like yields the protein MAEESMTSKTAQIESDLEVPLGKVQPFRIAMNPKLLEAARSGNKRILDELLQQKDFFLGASVGEIISCLLGVIVEGNTALHIVASRGHLEIAKEICCREISLLAAQNTRLDTPLHCAARAGDEKMVSLIIQFAREGEIKEREVLRAKNTDEANALHEAAQYNHANMAKVLMEKDVGLASMPNSAGMSPLYLAIMTGSIDVAKALLQSSSWENASPASYAGPNKSTALHIAVLWSREITQDLLDRKPMLAKGIDSSGRIPLHYAASDGHHDTVKLLLERDPSTAYLSDAKYGLFPIHIAAMMGNIPIVDQILKQCPDTDELLDKEGKNFLHVAFKRGKLYLVKRIISRRPDLRKLLNDQDNEGNTPLHTAVKNSDQWSVYFLLRDKTVCVNVIDHDGFTPLDLAYGMLDGGLQFRMNAKFCIASCLALTKALSSPRELHDLESGELSGDETKEKLSGDDKFKKESSNVEGNEIERQVNVARNLGIATVLIATVTFAAGITVPGGYIDDDYPGRGTAVLAKEHAFNVFLVSDAFALVCSILATFWIMYAGTSTVDRHTRRRALRGAINCLWMAFVGMCTAFAMGIYVVLPPSCKRISIFLCIIALGAPLLADVLSLYKLCVLLITVGIRQGDALGV from the exons ATGGCCGAGGAGAGCATGACTAGCAAAACAGCACAAATAGAATCCGATCTTGAAGTTCCTCTGGGCAAAGTGCAGCCCTTTCGCATAGCCATGAATCCTAAATTGCTCGAAGCAGCAAGATCAGGAAACAAAAGAATTCTGGATGAATTACTGCagcaaaaagatttttttttgggggctTCGGTGGGGGAGATAATTAGCTGCCTCCTTGGAGTTATAGTGGAAGGGAACACAGCTCTCCATATTGTTGCAAGCCGAGGACATCTCGAGATTGCCAAGGAGATCTGCTGTAGAGAGATCTCTCTTTTGGCAGCACAAAACACGAGGCTCGACACTCCATTGCATTGCGCTGCAAGGGCTGGGGATGAGAAGATGGTCTCCCTCATCATCCAATTTGCAAGGGAGGGCGAGATCAAAGAAAGGGAAGTCTTGAGGGCCAAGAATACGGACGAGGCAAATGCTTTGCATGAGGCTGCCCAATATAACCATGCGAATATGGCCAAAGTACTGATGGAGAAGGATGTTGGACTGGCATCAATGCCGAATAGTGCCGGCATGTCTCCGCTCTATCTGGCCATCATGACAGGTTCCATCGATGTAGCCAaagccttgctacagtcttcctCCTGGGAGAATGCTTCTCCAGCATCTTATGCAGGCCCTAACAAGAGCACGGCGTTGCATATAGCAGTCCTCTGGAGTCGAG AAATTACACAAGACTTATTGGATCGGAAGCCAATGCTCGCCAAAGGTATCGATTCCTCTGGGAGAATTCCTCTTCATTATGCAGCTTCAGATGGTCATCATGATACGGTGAAGCTATTATTAGAGCGCGATCCCTCTACAGCCTACCTTTCAGATGCCAAGTATGGCTTATTTCCCATACACATTGCAGCTATGATGGGCAACATTCCTATAGTTGATCAGATTTTAAAACAGTGCCCGGATACAGACGAATTATTAGACAAGGAGGGAAAGAATTTTCTTCATGTCGCTTTTAAAAGGGGAAAGCTTTATCTGGTCAAGAGAATTATCTCCAGGAGACCGGATCTGAGGAAGCTCTTAAATGACCAGGATAACGAGGGAAATACGCCGTTACACACGGCTGTTAAAAACAGTGACCAATGGAGCGTGTATTTTCTTCTCCGGGACAAAACCGTATGCGTCAACGTTATCGACCACGACGGCTTCACCCCTCTCGACTTGGCTTACGGAATGTTGGATGGAGGCCTGCAATTCCGGATG AATGCAAAATTCTGCATTGCCAGCTGCTTGGCTTTAACAAAGGCTCTATCCAGTCCACGAGAATTGCATGATTTAGAGAGCGGTGAATTATCTGGTGATGAGACCAAAGAGAAACTGTCCGGCGATGATAAGTTCAAAAAAGAATCATCCAACGTCGAGGGCAACGAAATCGAGAGACAGGTGAATGTAGCCAGAAATCTCGGGATTGCTACGGTGTTGATTGCTACGGTCACATTTGCTGCTGGTATCACCGTCCCCGGGGGGTACATAGATGATGATTATCCAGGCCGTGGCACAGCAGTTCTAGCAAAAGAGCATGCCTTCAATGTATTCCTAGTCTCAGATGCCTTCGCGTTGGTCTGCTCCATCCTAGCCACATTCTGGATCATGTATGCAGGAACGTCGACAGTTGATAGACATACTCGCAGACGAGCCCTTCGGGGGGCTATAAATTGTCTATGGATGGCATTTGTGGGCATGTGCACTGCATTCGCGATGGGTATATATGTAGTGTTGCCTCCCAGCTGCAAGCGTATCAGCATTTTTTTATGCATCATTGCTCTCGGAGCCCCTCTTTTAGCTGATGTGCTGTCACTTTATAAGCTCTGTGTTTTGCTGATAACAGTAGGAATCAGGCAAGG CGATGCTCTAGGTGTGTAA